A single window of Aspergillus oryzae RIB40 DNA, chromosome 8 DNA harbors:
- a CDS encoding uncharacterized protein (predicted protein) has protein sequence MGIAPRQVKYCWECYTFFDGESLEFERHCASHLVSMTSQHYEVMVYRHTTLRAGYCIECMWDDKRAAARRMRAFERSTELRDHLEEHIEQKSWPSVCSDPLCNHASTNELDYRRHLHDVHHYNKTICVRSKKVSKKRLSSVQDEESTPDRDHCMQLKRPRKQCKKPSVPPSTSTKELKITFWEPPAMYLKAISSIPAQEEDEDQESLKEMAWQAVNHCQSLNLPGVSQNSQTARSATFGTPDLTDGLSSCSSPSTTSSTFGAVPIDPRILETPTALLRQSVEETEQPSARSPGVYVESNYATEQLKGNTPLQELFADLAQGGVDSQGVAIPETDNITIEHAPLSPISLNAKPAPSLTDYELKPIDEADYTTQSSSDMHVIKGRMEEAVELTGPMTRAKAKELAAKACQRSTDLQTSSQKAKPYSQEEDKLLKTLMRKLATFEAVTPAFQKRFPGRSAISLRKRWSVIRSPSRRSTRLKPL, from the coding sequence ATGGGAATCGCCCCCCGACAGGTCAAGTATTGCTGGGAGTGCTACACCTTCTTTGATGGAGAGAGCCTGGAATTCGAAAGGCATTGTGCAAGCCATCTGGTATCGATGACTAGCCAGCATTACGAGGTGATGGTGTATCGCCATACCACACTCCGGGCCGGATATTGTATCGAATGCATGTGGGATGATAAACGGGCCGCCGCCCGCAGAATGAGGGCCTTTGAAAGAAGCACAGAGCTAAGAGATCACTTGGAAGAGCATATTGAGCAAAAGTCATGGCCGTCAGTTTGCTCCGATCCCCTTTGCAACCATGCCTCTACCAATGAATTGGATTACCGTCGACACCTTCACGATGTACACCATTACAACAAAACCATTTGTGTGCGATCCAAGAAGGTCAGCAAGAAACGGTTGTCCTCGGTGCAGGACGAGGAGTCTACTCCAGACAGAGATCATTGTATGCAGCTGAAACGCCCGCGCAAGCAATGCAAGAAACCTTCCGTACCACCATCTACTAGCACGAAAGAACTGAAGATTACTTTCTGGGAACCTCCCGCAATGTACCTGAAGGCTATCTCGTCTATCCCTgctcaggaggaagatgaggatcaAGAGAGCCTTAAAGAAATGGCTTGGCAAGCCGTCAATCACTGCCAGAGCTTGAATTTGCCTGGTGTAAGCCAAAATAGCCAGACGGCTCGATCGGCCACATTTGGCACACCTGATTTGACTGATGGCTTGAGCAGCTGCTCAAGcccttcaacaacaagctcCACTTTCGGTGCGGTTCCCATCGACCCACGGATTCTAGAGACGCCGACTGCTCTCTTGCGCCAGTCGGTTGAGGAAACTGAACAGCCCTCTGCACGAAGCCCAGGGGTGTATGTGGAAAGCAATTATGCTACTGAGCAGCTCAAGGGCAATACTCCGCTTCAAGAGCTCTTCGCAGACCTAGCCCAAGGAGGTGTAGATTCTCAAGGTGTGGCTATACCAGAGACAGACAACATAACCATTGAACACGCTCCACTCTCTCCGATTTCTCTGAACGCGAAGCCAGCACCAAGTTTAACGGACTATGAGTTGAAGCCAATAGACGAAGCGGATTACACAACACAAAGCTCTTCAGACATGCACGTTATCAAAGGCAGGATGGAGGAGGCCGTGGAGCTAACAGGGCCTATGACAAGAGCTAAAGCTAAGGAGCTAGCGGCCAAGGCTTGTCAGAGATCTACGGACCTCCAAACCTCAAGTCAGAAAGCTAAGCCTTACAgtcaagaagaggacaagTTACTGAAGACACTCATGCGGAAGTTGGCGACTTTCGAAGCGGTGACGCCAGCCTTTCAAAAGCGATTCCCTGGTCGGTCTGCGATTTCGCTTCGGAAACGTTGGTCCGTCATACGATCGCCGTCGCGGCGGTCGACCCGATTAAAGCCTCTGTGA